The following are encoded together in the Mustela nigripes isolate SB6536 chromosome 11, MUSNIG.SB6536, whole genome shotgun sequence genome:
- the ZNF12 gene encoding zinc finger protein 12 isoform X1 — protein sequence MSKSLGPVSFRDVAVDFTQEEWQQLEPEQKTTYRDVMLENYSHLISVGCHIIKPEVIIKLEQGEEPWIVEGEFLPQSYPEEVWKADVLGDRVQENESKYSRQAVSINKTLIEERGNVLGKTSNAETNSIPSRKMSYKCDSCEKSLKSISEYISSDGSYARMKPDECSACGKPLPQIKLEKTHPGDESYEFNQNGDAYSLNEESIYHNINILEKPFEYIECQKAFQKDTVFVNHMEEKPYKWNESEIAFLQMSNLRVHERSHMELKPYECNACGKSFCKKSKFIIHQRTHTGEKPYECNQCGKSFCQKGTLTVHQRTHTGEKPYECNECGKTFYQKLHLIQHQRTHSGEKPYECSYCGKSFCQKTHLTQHQRTHSGERPYVCHDCGKTFSQKSALNDHQKIHTGVKLYKCNECGKCFCRKSTLTTHQRTHTGEKPYECNECGKFFSRLSYLTVHYRTHSGEKPYECNECGKTFYLNSALMRHQRVHTGEKPYECTECGKLFSQLSYLTIHHRTHSGVKPYECNECGKTFYQNSALCRHRRIHKGEKPYECYICGKFFSQMSYLTIHHRIHSGEKPYECNECGKTFCQNSALNRHQRTHTGEKAYECYECGKFFSQMSYLTIHHRIHSGEKPFECNECGKAFSRMSYLTVHYRTHSGEKPYECNECGKKFYHKSAFNSHQRIHRRGNVSVLDVGRLL from the exons GGGCCAGTGTCATTCAGGGACGTGGCCGTGGACTTCACCCAGGAGGAGTGGCAGCAGCTGGAGCCCGAGCAGAAGACCACGTACCGggatgtgatgctggagaactacAGCCATCTCATTTCCGTGG GCTGTCACATTATCAAACCGGAAGTTATCATCAAGTTGGAGCAAGGAGAAGAGCCATGGATAGTAGAAGGAGAATTCCTACCACAGAGTTACCCAG AAGAAGTCTGGAAAGCTGACGTTCTGGGAGACAGAGtccaggaaaatgaaagcaaatattCAAGACAAGCCGTATCCATCAACAAAACCCTGATTGAAGAGAGAGGTAATGTTCTTGGTAAGACTTCTAATGCGGAAACGAATTCTATTCCTTCAAGAAAAATGTCCTATAAATGTGACTCGTGTGAAAAGAGTTTGAAATCTATTTCAGAATATATTAGTAGTGATGGCAGCTATGCAAGAATGAAGCCTGATGAATGTAGTGCATGTGGGAAACCACTTCCCCAGATTAAACTTGAGAAAACTCATCCGGGCGATGAGTCTTACGAATTTAATCAAAATGGGGACGCTTATAGTCTAAATGAAGAAAGTATTTATCATAACATTAATATTTTGGAGAAACCCTTTGAATATATTGAATGCCAGAAAGCCTTTCAGAAGGATACAGTTTTTGTTAATCACATGGAGGAGAAGCCCTATAAGTGGAATGAATCTGAAATAGCCTTTCTGCAAATGTCCAACCTCCGCGTACACGAGAGGTCTCACATGGAGCTGAAGCCCTATGAATGCAACGCGTGCGGGAAATCCTTCTGTAAGAAGTCAAAGTTCATCATCCATCAGAGgactcacacaggagagaaaccttatgaatgtaatCAGTGTGGGAAATCCTTCTGCCAGAAGGGAACCCTCACTGTCCATCAGCGCACACACACCGGGGAGAAGCCCTACGAATGTAACGAATGTGGGAAAACCTTCTACCAGAAGTTACACCTCATTCAGCATCAGAGAACTCACTCAggagagaagccctatgaatgtaGTTACTGTGGGAAATCCTTCTGCCAGAAGACACACCTCACACAACACCAGAGAACGCATTCAGGAGAGAGACCCTACGTTTGTCACGACTGTGGAAAAACCTTCTCCCAGAAGTCCGCACTTAACGACCATCAGAAAATCCACACGGGCGTGAAACTCTACAAGTGTAACGAGTGTGGGAAGTGCTTCTGCCGCAAGTCTACACTCACCACGCATCAGAGGAcccacactggagagaagccctaCGAATGTAACGAGTGCGGGAAATTCTTCTCGCGGTTGTCCTATCTCACTGTACACTACAGGACGCATTCGGGAGAGAAGCCCTATGAGTGTAACGAGTGTGGGAAAACCTTCTACCTGAACTCGGCTCTCATGAGACATCAGCGAGTGCACACCGGAGAGAAACCGTACGAATGTACCGAGTGTGGAAAACTCTTCTCTCAGCTGTCGTACCTCACTATACACCACAGAACCCATTCAGGAGTGAAACCCTACGAATGTAACGAGTGCGGAAAGACCTTTTACCAGAACTCAGCCCTTTGCCGACATCGGAGGATACATAAAGGAGAGAAGCCCTACGAATGTTACATATGTGGAAAGTTCTTCTCTCAGATGTCATACCTCACCATACACCATCGAATTCATTCAggagagaagccctatgaatgtaaCGAGTGTGGGAAAACCTTCTGCCAGAATTCAGCCCTTAATAGACATCAGAGGACACATACAGGAGAGAAAGCCTACGAGTGTTACGAGTGTGGGAAGTTCTTCTCTCAGATGTCCTATCTCACCATCCACCACCGGATCCATTCGGGAGAGAAGCCCTTTGAATGTAAcgaatgtggaaaagccttctcTCGGATGTCCTACCTCACTGTTCACTACAGGACTCACTCCggagagaagccctatgaatgtaaCGAGTGTGGGAAGAAATTCTACCACAAATCAGCCTTCAATAGCCATCAGAGGATTCACAGGAGAGGGAATGTGAGTGTTCTGGACGTGGGGAGGCTTCTCTGA
- the ZNF12 gene encoding zinc finger protein 12 isoform X2 produces the protein MSYKCDSCEKSLKSISEYISSDGSYARMKPDECSACGKPLPQIKLEKTHPGDESYEFNQNGDAYSLNEESIYHNINILEKPFEYIECQKAFQKDTVFVNHMEEKPYKWNESEIAFLQMSNLRVHERSHMELKPYECNACGKSFCKKSKFIIHQRTHTGEKPYECNQCGKSFCQKGTLTVHQRTHTGEKPYECNECGKTFYQKLHLIQHQRTHSGEKPYECSYCGKSFCQKTHLTQHQRTHSGERPYVCHDCGKTFSQKSALNDHQKIHTGVKLYKCNECGKCFCRKSTLTTHQRTHTGEKPYECNECGKFFSRLSYLTVHYRTHSGEKPYECNECGKTFYLNSALMRHQRVHTGEKPYECTECGKLFSQLSYLTIHHRTHSGVKPYECNECGKTFYQNSALCRHRRIHKGEKPYECYICGKFFSQMSYLTIHHRIHSGEKPYECNECGKTFCQNSALNRHQRTHTGEKAYECYECGKFFSQMSYLTIHHRIHSGEKPFECNECGKAFSRMSYLTVHYRTHSGEKPYECNECGKKFYHKSAFNSHQRIHRRGNVSVLDVGRLL, from the coding sequence ATGTCCTATAAATGTGACTCGTGTGAAAAGAGTTTGAAATCTATTTCAGAATATATTAGTAGTGATGGCAGCTATGCAAGAATGAAGCCTGATGAATGTAGTGCATGTGGGAAACCACTTCCCCAGATTAAACTTGAGAAAACTCATCCGGGCGATGAGTCTTACGAATTTAATCAAAATGGGGACGCTTATAGTCTAAATGAAGAAAGTATTTATCATAACATTAATATTTTGGAGAAACCCTTTGAATATATTGAATGCCAGAAAGCCTTTCAGAAGGATACAGTTTTTGTTAATCACATGGAGGAGAAGCCCTATAAGTGGAATGAATCTGAAATAGCCTTTCTGCAAATGTCCAACCTCCGCGTACACGAGAGGTCTCACATGGAGCTGAAGCCCTATGAATGCAACGCGTGCGGGAAATCCTTCTGTAAGAAGTCAAAGTTCATCATCCATCAGAGgactcacacaggagagaaaccttatgaatgtaatCAGTGTGGGAAATCCTTCTGCCAGAAGGGAACCCTCACTGTCCATCAGCGCACACACACCGGGGAGAAGCCCTACGAATGTAACGAATGTGGGAAAACCTTCTACCAGAAGTTACACCTCATTCAGCATCAGAGAACTCACTCAggagagaagccctatgaatgtaGTTACTGTGGGAAATCCTTCTGCCAGAAGACACACCTCACACAACACCAGAGAACGCATTCAGGAGAGAGACCCTACGTTTGTCACGACTGTGGAAAAACCTTCTCCCAGAAGTCCGCACTTAACGACCATCAGAAAATCCACACGGGCGTGAAACTCTACAAGTGTAACGAGTGTGGGAAGTGCTTCTGCCGCAAGTCTACACTCACCACGCATCAGAGGAcccacactggagagaagccctaCGAATGTAACGAGTGCGGGAAATTCTTCTCGCGGTTGTCCTATCTCACTGTACACTACAGGACGCATTCGGGAGAGAAGCCCTATGAGTGTAACGAGTGTGGGAAAACCTTCTACCTGAACTCGGCTCTCATGAGACATCAGCGAGTGCACACCGGAGAGAAACCGTACGAATGTACCGAGTGTGGAAAACTCTTCTCTCAGCTGTCGTACCTCACTATACACCACAGAACCCATTCAGGAGTGAAACCCTACGAATGTAACGAGTGCGGAAAGACCTTTTACCAGAACTCAGCCCTTTGCCGACATCGGAGGATACATAAAGGAGAGAAGCCCTACGAATGTTACATATGTGGAAAGTTCTTCTCTCAGATGTCATACCTCACCATACACCATCGAATTCATTCAggagagaagccctatgaatgtaaCGAGTGTGGGAAAACCTTCTGCCAGAATTCAGCCCTTAATAGACATCAGAGGACACATACAGGAGAGAAAGCCTACGAGTGTTACGAGTGTGGGAAGTTCTTCTCTCAGATGTCCTATCTCACCATCCACCACCGGATCCATTCGGGAGAGAAGCCCTTTGAATGTAAcgaatgtggaaaagccttctcTCGGATGTCCTACCTCACTGTTCACTACAGGACTCACTCCggagagaagccctatgaatgtaaCGAGTGTGGGAAGAAATTCTACCACAAATCAGCCTTCAATAGCCATCAGAGGATTCACAGGAGAGGGAATGTGAGTGTTCTGGACGTGGGGAGGCTTCTCTGA